The DNA region AAGGCTGCGAAGCCGGTGCGGAAGACGGGTTGCGTCGGATACCAGGATTTTTTGCCGAGCTGGCAGAGGGCGTCGGCGTGGAGGCGGAGATGTTGGGCGACGCGGCGGGCGGCGACTTCGTGAAAGGTGCCGGATTTGAGCGCGGCGAGGTCGGCGGGCGTGATTTGGGCGCGGTGGGCGAGTTGTTCGTCGGTGATTCCGAGGCCACGCTGGGCTTTGTTGATCACGTCGTCGTAGTTGTCCTCAAGAGGGATGCGGGCCATGCGGGAGATAACGTGGGCGGGGGCGGCGTGGAGCAAGCGGAATGGCCGGGGCGGCGCGAGGTCGCGGCGGGCGCGGACACCTGCGTTTTGCTTTGCCTCGGGAGTGGGCGGGCGGCTTTCTGCGTTTTTCACTCTATGAGCTCCCCTGACTATCTGAACTCTCTCTTTTCACTCGCTGGCAAGGTCGCTGTCGTCATCGGCGGCACGGGCGAACTTTGCGGCGCGATGGCTTCGGGCCTTGCGGGTGCTGGCGCGGAAGTCGTGCTGGTGGGGCGCAATGAAGAGAAGGCCAAGGCGCGTCTCGACAAGATCGCGGCGGCGGGCGGCAAGGCTTATTTCGTGTCGGCCGAGGCAAGCAGCAAGGCGGAGATCGAAGGACTGCTGGCCAAGGTGCTGGAGCGCTCGAAGAAGATCGATATCGTCGTGAATGGCGCGGGCGTGAACTCGGCGACGCCGTTTTTCGACATCAAGGAAGACGAGTTCGAGCGCATCGTGCAGATCAACTTGAAGGGCGTGTTTCTCGGTTCGCAGATTTTCGGCAAGTATCTCGTCGACCGCGGCGAGGGCGGCTCGATCATCAATCTCGGCTCGATGTCGGGTGTGGTGCCGTTGTCGCGGGTGTTCACCTACTCGGCGACGAAGGCAGCGGTGCATAATCTCTCGAAGAACCTGGCGCGTGAGTGGGCGCCGAAGAAGGTGCGCGTGAACACGCTGGTCCCGGGCTTTTTCCCGGCGGAGCAGAACCGCAAGGTGCTCACGCCGGATCGCGTGAACAGCATCATGGGGCACACGCCGATGAAACGCTTCGGCGAGGCGGGCGAACTGATCGGCGCGACGCTGCTGCTGGCGAGCGATGCGGGCAGCTTCATCACGGGCGCGGAGATCATCGTGGACGGCGGTTATCACGCGATGACGATTTGAGTGAACTGATGAGCACGAACGTGCTGCTCTGAATTTGAAGACGGAAGCCGTCGGCCCTGAGTTGGGTCGGCGGCTTTTTTGCGGATGGATGAGAAGCCGTTCGGCCGTTGCGAAGATGTAACACTCTTGGGCGCGACATTTGGGCGGTGGTGCGTGTTGTGGGCGCATGGTTACATTTCGTCGGTCCCTGTTTTTTGTTTCTGTTAGCGCGTTGCTGGCTTCGGTGGCGTGCTCGTCGCCACAGTCATCGTCGGTGGCGCGAATCGCTCCTGTGCGCGTGACGGAGGCGGTGC from Nibricoccus aquaticus includes:
- a CDS encoding SDR family oxidoreductase, coding for MSSPDYLNSLFSLAGKVAVVIGGTGELCGAMASGLAGAGAEVVLVGRNEEKAKARLDKIAAAGGKAYFVSAEASSKAEIEGLLAKVLERSKKIDIVVNGAGVNSATPFFDIKEDEFERIVQINLKGVFLGSQIFGKYLVDRGEGGSIINLGSMSGVVPLSRVFTYSATKAAVHNLSKNLAREWAPKKVRVNTLVPGFFPAEQNRKVLTPDRVNSIMGHTPMKRFGEAGELIGATLLLASDAGSFITGAEIIVDGGYHAMTI